The genomic region GCGCGTGGTCGCCACGCATCGTCGGCATCTACGCCGACTACGGCAATCCCAAGGGACACTTGCTGGTCAACATCAATCACTTGCTGCGCGGCTGGCCACAACTGACGCCGAACCGTTTCAATCTGCGCATCGAGCCGCAGAACATCCCGGGATTTTTAGCTGCATTGCAGGCGCGCTTTCAACTGGATGACAGCCGCATCGTCGATCAGGCGCGGCTCAAGGGCTGGTCGGTGCAGGTTTTCGAACGCACCTTTGCGGCGACGGCGGCTTTGAACAGTTTGACGCTGGCGGTGGCGGGTGTGGCGCTGTTCATCAGCCTGCTGACCCAGAGTCAAAGTCGCCTCGGCCAACTTGCACCGCTGTGGGCGTTGGGCGTAACGCGGCGGCAATTGATGCTGCTCAATCTCGGTCAGACCTGGCTACTGGCGGTGCTGACGCTGGTGCTGGCGTTGCCGCTGGGGATCGCGCTGGCGTGGTGTCTGGACGCGGTGATCAACGTGCAAGCGTTTGGCTGGCGGCTGCCGTTGCGGGTGTTTCCGTGGCAATTGCTGCAACTGATGGGGTTGGCGTTGCTGGCGACGTTGCTGGCGTCGGCATGGCCGCTGTACTCGCTGTACCGCACGCAACCGGCGGATCTGTTGAGGACGTTTGCCCATGAGGATTAACTTCGTTGTGCTCATGGTTTTGTTGCTGCTCGGTGGTTGCGATCAATCAGCGCCGGAGCAAAAAGGCTTTGCCGGCATGGGCGATCAGGCGTTGGCGTTTACGCCGGTGGTGCCGGGGCGGGTGTTCAGTTTTCCGGCGGATCATGGCGCGCATGACGGGTTTCGTATCGAGTGGTGGTACGTCACCGCCAATCTCAAGGATCAGCAGGGCAATGAGTTCGGTGTGCAGTGGACGCTGTTTCGCAGTGCGCTGAAACCGCTGGCGGAGCAGGCCGGGTGGGCTGATCAGACGATCTGGCTGGGGCATGCGGCAGTAACCTCCAGCACGGTGCATCACGCCGCCGAACGTTACGCCCGAGGTGGAGTAGGGCAGGCCGGTGTGCGGCTGGCGCCGTTCGAGGCGTGGATTGATGATTGGCGGTTCGCCAGTCAGGCGCAGGATCCCTTGAGTGACCTGCAACTCAGCGCTCGCGACAAGGACTTCGCCTATCAACTGCACCTGACTTCCAGCCGCCCGCTGGTGTTGCAGGGCGACAAGGGTTTCAGTCAGAAATCCGAAGAGGGGCAGGCGTCGTATTACTACAGTCAGCCGTTTTTCCAGGCCAGCGGCACATT from Pseudomonas tensinigenes harbors:
- a CDS encoding lipocalin-like domain-containing protein — encoded protein: MRINFVVLMVLLLLGGCDQSAPEQKGFAGMGDQALAFTPVVPGRVFSFPADHGAHDGFRIEWWYVTANLKDQQGNEFGVQWTLFRSALKPLAEQAGWADQTIWLGHAAVTSSTVHHAAERYARGGVGQAGVRLAPFEAWIDDWRFASQAQDPLSDLQLSARDKDFAYQLHLTSSRPLVLQGDKGFSQKSEEGQASYYYSQPFFQASGTLQIDGQSYTVSGPAWLDREWSSQPLTANQTGWDWFSLHLDSGEHVMLYRMRQKDGAPYLTGTWIAADGQTQTLRRSQIQLTPQDTAKVAGRAMPVKWSISIPDKKLDISLDALNPNAWMNLRIPYWEGPVHIRGSHPGQGYLEMTGY